The following are from one region of the Paraglaciecola sp. L1A13 genome:
- the dnaQ gene encoding DNA polymerase III subunit epsilon — protein sequence MRQIVLDTETTGIDPRQGHRIIEIGCVELLNRRLTGNTFHVYLNPQRLIEQEAIEIHGITNEYLLDKPVFADISADFVQFITGAQLVIHNAPFDVGFMDHEFARLASMQGKKTADMCTVLDTLSMARQIHPGQKNNLDALCKRYGIDNSHREKHGALLDSEILADVYLMMTGGQTDLNLSGKSNSDGGGQEERIRRLDPNTNQLKVLRATADELAEHEKRLDLVNKEGGSCLWRE from the coding sequence ATGAGACAAATCGTACTTGATACAGAAACGACGGGTATCGACCCAAGACAAGGCCACCGGATCATTGAAATAGGGTGTGTGGAATTACTTAATCGCCGTCTAACGGGAAACACGTTCCATGTGTATCTCAATCCTCAGCGTTTAATAGAACAAGAAGCGATAGAGATACACGGTATCACCAACGAATATTTGTTGGATAAACCGGTATTTGCTGATATTTCCGCTGATTTTGTGCAGTTCATCACTGGCGCTCAATTGGTTATTCACAATGCGCCGTTCGATGTGGGTTTCATGGATCACGAATTTGCACGGTTAGCGTCCATGCAGGGCAAAAAAACTGCTGACATGTGTACGGTATTAGATACCCTGAGCATGGCTCGCCAAATACATCCAGGTCAGAAGAATAATCTTGATGCATTGTGTAAACGGTATGGAATAGACAACTCTCATCGAGAAAAACACGGGGCTTTACTAGATTCCGAGATACTTGCCGATGTCTATTTAATGATGACCGGCGGACAAACTGATCTCAACTTATCAGGTAAATCGAATTCTGATGGAGGAGGGCAAGAGGAGCGTATTCGAAGACTTGATCCAAATACAAATCAGTTAAAGGTTTTACGCGCTACAGCCGATGAATTAGCAGAGCACGAAAAGCGCTTGGACCTCGTCAACAAAGAAGGCGGTTCCTGTTTATGGCGCGAATAA
- the rnhA gene encoding ribonuclease HI, with protein sequence MKHLEIYTDGSCLGNPGPGGYGAVLLFGQHSKELSQGFVHTTNNRMELLATIEALASLTETCKVDLTTDSQYVKNGINQWIKNWRKNGWRTSDKKPVKNVDLWKRLDDQVKLHQVDWHWVKGHSGHPMNERCDVLARDAASGKDLLPDTGFQS encoded by the coding sequence ATGAAACACTTAGAAATTTATACTGATGGTTCTTGTTTAGGTAATCCTGGGCCTGGCGGCTATGGCGCTGTATTATTATTTGGCCAACATAGCAAAGAATTAAGCCAAGGGTTTGTCCATACGACCAATAACCGAATGGAGCTGCTCGCCACAATAGAAGCCCTTGCCAGTTTAACTGAAACCTGTAAAGTTGATTTGACAACAGATAGTCAATACGTAAAAAACGGCATCAACCAATGGATTAAAAACTGGCGTAAAAATGGCTGGCGTACGTCAGACAAAAAACCGGTTAAAAATGTTGATCTTTGGAAGCGCCTCGATGATCAAGTTAAGCTGCATCAGGTAGATTGGCACTGGGTTAAAGGCCACTCGGGCCACCCTATGAACGAGCGTTGTGACGTCCTTGCTCGCGATGCTGCGTCAGGCAAAGACCTGTTGCCAGATACTGGTTTTCAGTCCTAA
- a CDS encoding VOC family protein has protein sequence MSPHHKINYIEIPSKDLTITKEFFGQVFGWQFIDYGPEYVAITDSGIDGGFFYLQQVVSPDSGSVLVVMYSDNLSATQAKIERHNGKIVQAIFAFPGGRRFHFTDPNGNEYAVWSDK, from the coding sequence ATGTCACCTCACCATAAAATTAATTATATCGAAATCCCATCGAAGGATTTAACAATAACGAAAGAATTCTTTGGTCAAGTATTTGGCTGGCAATTTATCGATTACGGGCCTGAATATGTGGCGATAACCGATTCTGGGATCGATGGTGGATTTTTTTATTTACAACAGGTGGTTTCACCTGATAGCGGAAGCGTATTAGTGGTTATGTATAGTGATAACCTTAGTGCTACACAAGCAAAAATTGAAAGGCATAACGGTAAGATTGTACAGGCTATTTTTGCGTTTCCAGGGGGGCGACGTTTTCACTTTACCGATCCCAATGGCAATGAATATGCAGTATGGAGTGATAAGTAG
- the sppA gene encoding signal peptide peptidase SppA has protein sequence MSTDKSWTKSFFSGIWSVLNFSRKLFFNIIFLIIFIGIISLFFRDNGQIGVQQDSALVLNLKGDIVIQKNAIDPFEEFMQQALGQANEKPEVLLQDILLTIDNAKQDQRIKTLVLDLQELNGAGLDKLEQIAQAVDDFKLSNKPVYAIGDYYTQEQYYIASHADHVYMNPMGWMLFEGYGRFGMYYKSALEKIKATTHVFKVGTYKSAVEPILRDDMSQPAKEANKAWLNGMWSQYKEGVAKVRGMSTNNFDEKVEDFMVKFENADGNFAQYALDNGWVDGLKTREQVLQELTSLVGEDDSKRGYKHIAFKNYLHIVNPPLPHLSSNMDKVGIVVAKGTILNGEQKPGTVGGDSTAELLRKARLDDSIKSVVLYVDSPGGSAFASEIIRQEVENLKAAGKPVVALMSTYAASGGYWISASADEIWAAPSTITGSIGIFGMFVSFENTLDYLGVHTDGVGTTDFAGMGLTRGIDPKMGQVLQRGIEHGYDQFISLVANERHMSKEDVDSIAQGRVWIGEKALELNLVDHLGYIDDAISAAAQRANLTEYDVTYVERTLNSSELFWNELFSNASVVLAKTQFAQSDSKLISLISKVTAGFDNVAKLNDPRGVYAFCLTCDI, from the coding sequence ATGTCTACCGATAAAAGTTGGACCAAATCATTCTTTAGCGGAATTTGGTCAGTACTCAATTTTAGCCGTAAGCTATTCTTTAACATTATCTTTTTAATTATATTCATTGGGATCATCTCTTTATTCTTCAGAGATAATGGCCAGATAGGTGTCCAGCAAGATTCCGCACTGGTGCTGAATTTAAAGGGTGATATTGTTATCCAGAAAAATGCAATTGACCCTTTCGAAGAATTTATGCAGCAAGCGCTGGGCCAAGCGAATGAAAAACCCGAAGTATTGTTACAAGATATATTGTTAACAATAGATAACGCCAAGCAAGATCAGCGCATTAAAACGCTAGTGCTTGATTTGCAGGAACTTAATGGCGCAGGCTTAGATAAACTCGAGCAGATTGCTCAAGCAGTAGATGACTTTAAGCTTAGCAACAAACCTGTTTACGCCATTGGTGATTATTACACCCAAGAACAATATTATATAGCCAGCCATGCTGATCATGTATATATGAACCCTATGGGCTGGATGCTATTTGAAGGCTACGGCCGATTCGGTATGTATTACAAGTCTGCATTGGAAAAAATAAAAGCCACTACGCATGTATTTAAAGTGGGCACATATAAATCTGCAGTAGAACCTATCTTGCGTGATGATATGTCACAGCCCGCAAAGGAAGCCAATAAGGCTTGGTTAAATGGCATGTGGTCGCAATATAAAGAAGGTGTCGCAAAAGTCAGAGGAATGTCGACAAACAATTTTGATGAAAAAGTCGAAGACTTTATGGTCAAATTTGAAAATGCCGATGGTAATTTTGCACAATACGCACTTGATAATGGTTGGGTTGACGGTTTAAAGACCCGCGAACAGGTGTTACAAGAGCTTACTTCGCTAGTTGGAGAAGATGACTCTAAACGCGGATACAAACACATTGCCTTTAAAAATTACCTGCACATTGTTAATCCACCGCTACCACACCTTAGTTCAAATATGGACAAAGTGGGTATAGTTGTGGCTAAAGGCACCATTTTAAATGGTGAACAAAAGCCTGGTACAGTGGGTGGCGACAGCACCGCCGAATTACTACGAAAAGCGCGACTAGACGACAGTATTAAATCTGTTGTGTTGTATGTCGACTCGCCCGGTGGTAGCGCATTTGCATCAGAGATCATTCGTCAAGAAGTAGAGAACCTAAAAGCCGCCGGTAAACCGGTTGTAGCCCTAATGAGTACTTACGCTGCATCTGGAGGGTATTGGATATCGGCTAGCGCTGATGAAATTTGGGCTGCACCAAGTACCATCACAGGTTCCATTGGCATTTTCGGTATGTTCGTCAGCTTTGAGAATACGCTAGACTATTTAGGCGTACATACCGATGGTGTGGGTACCACAGACTTCGCGGGTATGGGCTTAACACGCGGTATCGACCCTAAGATGGGCCAAGTGTTACAACGCGGTATTGAACATGGTTACGATCAATTTATTAGCTTAGTGGCGAACGAACGTCATATGAGTAAAGAAGATGTTGATAGTATTGCGCAAGGCCGTGTTTGGATAGGCGAGAAAGCGTTAGAATTAAACTTGGTTGATCATCTTGGTTATATTGATGACGCTATATCTGCAGCCGCGCAGCGCGCGAATCTGACAGAATACGATGTTACCTATGTGGAAAGAACATTAAACAGCAGCGAGTTATTCTGGAACGAGTTATTTTCAAATGCATCGGTTGTATTAGCGAAAACCCAATTTGCCCAAAGTGACAGTAAACTCATTAGTCTAATCAGCAAAGTAACGGCTGGTTTTGACAATGTCGCTAAATTAAACGACCCACGTGGTGTTTATGCATTCTGCTTAACCTGCGATATTTAA
- a CDS encoding SprT family zinc-dependent metalloprotease, which produces MTLPHPTPTTLEDMQSNIAARVNACVTHANMQLAINLAQPNISFNQRGKIAGCARLQTNSLKFNPVLLVDNYAAFMSEVVPHEVCHLLAYNLYGRVKPHGKEWRRLMSQLFGLTGQTYHKMDVTKVSGKTFPYVCECGQIELSIRRHNKVLRQQQRYICRQCSEILQPI; this is translated from the coding sequence ATGACTTTGCCTCACCCCACCCCAACGACACTTGAAGACATGCAGTCAAATATAGCTGCGCGAGTCAATGCCTGTGTAACACATGCTAATATGCAGTTAGCAATCAATCTTGCCCAACCAAATATCAGCTTTAATCAACGTGGAAAAATTGCCGGTTGCGCCCGTTTACAAACCAATTCACTTAAATTTAATCCCGTATTATTGGTCGATAATTACGCCGCATTTATGTCAGAAGTCGTGCCTCATGAGGTATGTCATTTATTGGCCTATAACCTGTACGGTCGCGTTAAACCCCACGGGAAAGAATGGCGTAGATTGATGAGTCAGTTGTTTGGATTAACGGGGCAAACCTACCATAAAATGGACGTCACTAAGGTAAGCGGTAAAACGTTTCCATATGTTTGCGAATGTGGCCAAATTGAACTGAGTATCAGGCGTCACAATAAAGTACTGAGACAACAACAAAGATATATTTGTCGTCAATGCAGTGAAATTTTGCAGCCTATCTAA
- the yfbV gene encoding terminus macrodomain insulation protein YfbV, whose translation MAQSVFTLFKDGQQYMLTWPLKKELYPMFPECRVIAATKLAIKTMPPLAVLTVAMAYSVTGVETLPNAVAMAIFFLSIPVQGLLWLGHRSNQWLPPSTLIWYRDIHQKMQQQGCSVAQVKSRPKYKELADLLKIAFDELDKAFTQRWF comes from the coding sequence ATGGCTCAATCCGTTTTTACATTGTTCAAAGATGGTCAGCAATACATGCTAACTTGGCCACTAAAAAAAGAACTGTACCCAATGTTCCCTGAGTGCAGAGTTATTGCCGCAACAAAATTGGCCATAAAAACCATGCCACCGCTAGCGGTATTGACGGTTGCTATGGCCTATTCTGTTACAGGAGTGGAAACACTGCCTAACGCTGTGGCTATGGCTATATTCTTTTTGTCCATTCCTGTTCAGGGATTATTGTGGTTAGGGCATCGCTCTAATCAATGGTTACCCCCATCGACCTTGATTTGGTATCGTGACATTCATCAAAAGATGCAACAGCAAGGGTGCAGTGTGGCCCAAGTAAAGTCCCGTCCGAAATATAAAGAGTTGGCTGATTTACTTAAAATCGCATTTGATGAATTGGATAAGGCATTTACTCAGCGCTGGTTCTGA
- the trxB gene encoding thioredoxin-disulfide reductase, with protein MSESRHVKLLILGSGPAGYSAAVYAARANLNPVLLTGIQQGGQLTTTTEVENWPGDAEGLTGPDLMVRMQQHAEKFDTEIIFDHINKTDFSKRPFTLVGDQATYTCDALIICTGASAKYLGMESETAFMGKGVSACATCDGFFYRNQKVAVIGGGNTAVEEALYLSNIASEVHVIHRRETFRSEKILAQRLLDKAANGNVTLHLNSTLDEVLGDQMGVTGVRIKSTTSAETKELDVMGLFVAIGHQPNTGIFEGQLEMKDGYIKVNSGTAGNATQTSVEGVFAAGDVSDHVYRQAITSAGTGCMAALDAEKFLDAL; from the coding sequence ATGTCTGAATCAAGGCACGTAAAATTACTTATTCTAGGCTCAGGCCCTGCGGGTTATTCAGCAGCAGTTTATGCAGCTCGAGCAAACTTAAACCCGGTACTACTCACAGGCATTCAACAAGGTGGTCAGCTTACGACCACAACTGAAGTTGAAAACTGGCCGGGCGACGCCGAAGGTTTAACGGGTCCTGATTTGATGGTACGCATGCAACAACATGCTGAAAAATTTGATACCGAAATTATCTTTGACCACATTAATAAAACAGACTTTTCCAAACGTCCATTTACTTTAGTTGGCGACCAAGCTACCTATACTTGTGATGCGTTAATTATCTGTACAGGTGCGTCGGCTAAGTATCTAGGAATGGAATCAGAAACCGCATTTATGGGCAAAGGCGTATCGGCCTGTGCAACCTGTGATGGTTTTTTCTATCGTAATCAAAAGGTAGCTGTTATTGGCGGCGGTAATACTGCCGTAGAAGAGGCGCTTTACCTATCAAATATCGCCTCAGAAGTGCATGTTATTCATAGACGTGAAACTTTCCGAAGTGAAAAAATTCTAGCTCAGCGTCTATTAGATAAAGCTGCAAACGGCAACGTTACGTTGCATTTAAACAGCACGCTAGATGAAGTTCTTGGGGACCAAATGGGCGTAACGGGAGTACGTATTAAATCGACCACTTCTGCAGAAACCAAAGAGTTAGACGTTATGGGGCTTTTCGTTGCGATTGGTCATCAGCCCAATACGGGGATTTTCGAAGGCCAACTCGAAATGAAAGATGGCTACATTAAAGTCAATAGTGGCACCGCTGGTAATGCCACCCAAACAAGTGTTGAAGGGGTATTTGCTGCGGGTGATGTAAGTGACCATGTGTATCGCCAAGCGATCACTTCAGCAGGAACAGGCTGTATGGCCGCCCTTGATGCTGAGAAATTTTTAGACGCACTTTAA
- the aat gene encoding leucyl/phenylalanyl-tRNA--protein transferase encodes MIELFQLDKSLHFPPPANALNEPPGLLAFGGDLSIARLLHAYQRGIFPWFSTNEPILWWSPNPRGILPLDNFIVSKSLAKFIRKTPYRVTVNQSFEEVIRACSEVSRQVSGTWITQDMINAYIDLHHYGSAHSIEVWDNDKLVGGLYGVTPGNVFCGESMFHYATNASKLAMFYLVALLRESGCKFIDCQLQNDHLASLGCVEIPRDDFLSQLKLAVKQPISPSLWQSRELTKPQ; translated from the coding sequence ATGATTGAACTCTTTCAATTAGATAAGTCCCTGCACTTTCCACCTCCAGCAAACGCCTTAAATGAACCTCCTGGTTTACTTGCTTTTGGTGGTGATTTGTCGATAGCCCGATTATTACATGCGTACCAACGCGGTATATTTCCTTGGTTCAGTACCAATGAACCCATATTATGGTGGTCGCCCAACCCAAGAGGCATCCTACCGTTAGACAATTTTATCGTGTCAAAAAGTCTTGCCAAATTTATACGTAAAACGCCCTATCGAGTAACGGTGAACCAAAGCTTCGAAGAGGTTATTCGCGCCTGCTCTGAAGTAAGTCGCCAAGTTTCAGGTACGTGGATCACGCAAGATATGATAAATGCCTATATCGACTTACATCATTATGGAAGCGCGCACTCTATAGAGGTCTGGGATAACGATAAGTTAGTCGGCGGATTATATGGCGTTACCCCAGGTAATGTGTTTTGTGGCGAATCCATGTTTCATTACGCGACGAATGCTTCTAAGCTTGCTATGTTTTATTTAGTTGCGTTGTTACGAGAAAGTGGCTGCAAATTTATCGATTGTCAGTTGCAAAATGACCACTTAGCCAGTTTGGGTTGTGTTGAAATTCCCAGAGACGATTTCCTAAGTCAACTTAAACTTGCAGTCAAACAACCCATCTCCCCATCACTATGGCAATCCAGGGAATTAACTAAACCACAATGA
- a CDS encoding arginyltransferase yields the protein MKFGISQSFACSYLPNEQETLLVYAEQGGHNSYYEMLMGAGFRRSGAQIYRPHCEACNACQAIRIPVDDFVASRSQKRILARNSDIKVVLSEEDKPSYYPLYENYINSRHQDGSMYPATPEQYASFAHGEWLHPLYLELHLEGKLVGIAVTDPLEKALSAVYTFFKPSLAQRSLGTFAVLQQIAIAKRLKKQHLYLGYQIDNCQKMHYKRNFLPHERFIEQKWQLISKKDW from the coding sequence ATGAAATTTGGTATCAGTCAAAGCTTTGCTTGCAGTTATCTGCCGAATGAACAAGAAACATTATTGGTTTATGCTGAACAAGGTGGTCATAACAGCTATTACGAAATGCTAATGGGCGCGGGCTTTCGCCGCAGCGGAGCGCAAATTTACCGCCCTCATTGTGAAGCCTGTAACGCTTGTCAGGCCATTCGGATACCAGTGGATGATTTTGTAGCTTCTCGAAGTCAAAAACGTATCTTAGCCCGTAACAGCGATATTAAGGTGGTACTGAGCGAAGAAGACAAGCCCAGTTACTATCCGCTTTACGAGAATTACATTAATTCTCGTCATCAAGACGGAAGCATGTACCCAGCCACACCAGAACAATACGCCAGTTTTGCACATGGCGAATGGTTGCATCCTCTTTATTTGGAGTTGCACCTTGAAGGTAAATTGGTCGGTATAGCAGTCACCGATCCGCTTGAAAAAGCGTTATCGGCCGTTTACACCTTTTTCAAGCCGTCACTCGCCCAACGATCCCTCGGTACATTCGCGGTATTACAGCAAATTGCGATTGCAAAACGCCTAAAAAAACAACATTTATATCTTGGTTACCAAATAGATAACTGTCAGAAAATGCATTACAAGCGCAATTTTTTACCCCATGAGCGTTTTATCGAGCAAAAATGGCAGTTAATTTCAAAAAAAGACTGGTAA
- the infA gene encoding translation initiation factor IF-1, protein MAKEDCIEMEGTVLDTLPNTMFRVELENGHVVTAHISGKMRKNYIRILTGDKVTCEMTPYDLSKGRIIYRAR, encoded by the coding sequence ATGGCGAAAGAAGATTGTATTGAAATGGAAGGTACAGTGTTGGATACCCTTCCAAATACTATGTTTCGTGTCGAATTAGAAAACGGTCACGTTGTTACTGCACATATTTCAGGAAAGATGCGTAAGAACTATATCCGCATCTTAACGGGCGACAAAGTAACATGTGAAATGACGCCATATGATTTATCGAAGGGCCGTATTATTTACCGCGCTCGTTAA
- the clpA gene encoding ATP-dependent Clp protease ATP-binding subunit ClpA, translating to MLNKELEQTLNEAFIFAREHRHEFMTVEHLLLALLDNGSATEALKACGANVDVIKKELTDFVKDTTPLLLEDANNERETQPTLGFQRVLQRAVFHVQSSGKEEVTGANVLVAIFSEQESQAVYILKKADVTRLDVVNFISHGVSKSDDSSTHSIEQDEESATQEAGSSMLDQYTTNLNELAKAGKIDPLIGRDFEVERSIQILCRRRKNNPLLVGEAGVGKTAIAEGLAFRIIHNDVPEVIANAIIYSLDMGTLLAGTKYRGDFEKRLKGILKELAKDPDAILFIDEIHTIIGAGAASGGVMDASNLLKPKLSSGELRCMGSTTYQEYQGIFEKDRALARRFQKIDVIEPSVSDTTKILMGLKSRYEEHHSVRFTHKALRAAAELSAKYINERHLPDKAIDVMDEAGASQRLLPPSKRKKTIGVTDIEHIISKIARIPEKSVSSSDKESLKNLDRDLKLVVFGQDQAIDTLTDAIRLSRAGLGAETKPIGSFLFAGPTGVGKTEITQQLSKIMGVELLRFDMSEYMERHAVSRLIGAPPGYVGFDQGGLLTDAVIKNPHSVVLLDEIEKAHPDVFNLLLQVMDHGTLTDNNGRKVDFRNVVLVMTTNAGVQETIRKSIGFKQQDHSHDAMSEINKVFTPEFRNRLDAIVWFNHLEQDVILQVVDKFIVELQVQLDNKGVSLDVTNDARQWLAEQGYDRNMGARPMARIIQQHVKKELASELLFGELSQGGSVKISLKNQKLVFTFKALKEAKSEA from the coding sequence ATGTTAAATAAAGAATTAGAACAAACGTTAAATGAAGCGTTTATCTTTGCCAGAGAGCATAGACATGAATTCATGACCGTCGAGCACCTTTTATTAGCTTTGCTCGATAATGGCTCCGCAACCGAAGCGCTTAAAGCCTGTGGCGCGAACGTCGATGTTATTAAGAAAGAATTAACCGACTTCGTTAAAGACACCACGCCTTTATTGCTTGAAGACGCAAATAATGAACGCGAAACGCAACCTACATTAGGCTTTCAACGAGTATTACAACGAGCAGTCTTTCATGTGCAGTCCTCTGGTAAAGAAGAAGTGACCGGTGCGAACGTATTGGTTGCTATTTTTAGTGAGCAAGAATCTCAGGCTGTGTATATTCTGAAAAAAGCAGACGTCACGCGCCTTGATGTGGTTAATTTCATTTCCCACGGTGTATCAAAAAGTGACGACAGCAGTACTCACTCTATTGAACAAGATGAAGAGAGCGCGACGCAAGAAGCTGGCTCTTCGATGCTTGATCAATACACCACTAATTTAAATGAGTTGGCCAAAGCAGGTAAAATAGACCCGCTTATTGGGCGAGATTTTGAAGTCGAACGCAGTATTCAAATATTGTGTCGTCGTCGTAAAAATAATCCTTTGTTAGTCGGTGAAGCAGGGGTCGGTAAAACGGCTATTGCGGAAGGCTTAGCATTTCGAATTATCCACAATGACGTGCCTGAGGTTATCGCTAACGCCATAATCTATTCTTTGGATATGGGAACCCTTCTTGCGGGGACTAAATACCGTGGTGACTTCGAGAAGCGTCTTAAAGGTATATTGAAAGAGTTGGCTAAGGACCCAGACGCAATATTATTTATCGATGAGATCCATACCATTATCGGTGCGGGAGCGGCGTCTGGTGGCGTGATGGATGCCTCTAATTTGTTAAAACCCAAATTAAGCAGTGGAGAATTGCGCTGCATGGGCTCAACGACCTATCAGGAATACCAAGGTATTTTTGAGAAAGATCGCGCATTGGCGCGTCGTTTTCAAAAAATCGATGTAATTGAACCGTCAGTATCCGATACCACTAAAATTTTAATGGGGTTGAAGTCTCGTTACGAAGAACACCATAGTGTGCGTTTTACTCACAAAGCACTGCGTGCGGCTGCCGAGCTTTCAGCTAAGTATATCAACGAACGTCATTTGCCAGATAAGGCCATAGACGTGATGGATGAAGCTGGTGCAAGCCAACGTTTGCTGCCGCCGTCGAAGCGTAAGAAAACGATTGGCGTGACCGACATTGAACACATCATTTCAAAGATTGCACGTATTCCTGAGAAATCAGTATCTTCTAGCGACAAAGAGTCGTTGAAGAATCTTGATCGAGATTTGAAACTAGTGGTGTTCGGCCAAGACCAAGCTATTGATACATTAACCGATGCTATTCGTTTATCACGAGCCGGACTAGGCGCTGAAACGAAACCTATTGGTAGTTTCTTGTTTGCGGGACCCACAGGGGTCGGTAAAACAGAAATTACCCAACAGCTGTCGAAAATTATGGGAGTAGAATTATTACGCTTTGATATGTCTGAATACATGGAACGTCATGCTGTCAGCCGACTAATTGGTGCCCCTCCAGGTTATGTGGGTTTTGATCAAGGTGGTTTGCTAACGGATGCGGTGATTAAAAACCCTCACTCAGTTGTGTTGTTGGACGAGATTGAAAAAGCTCATCCAGATGTATTTAATCTTTTGTTGCAAGTGATGGATCATGGCACACTCACCGATAATAACGGTCGCAAGGTCGATTTTCGCAATGTTGTGTTAGTTATGACAACGAATGCGGGTGTGCAGGAAACGATACGTAAATCTATTGGCTTTAAACAGCAAGATCATAGTCACGATGCGATGTCTGAAATCAACAAGGTGTTTACACCTGAGTTTAGGAATCGTTTAGACGCCATTGTTTGGTTCAATCATCTTGAACAAGATGTGATACTGCAAGTTGTCGATAAGTTTATTGTTGAGTTGCAAGTTCAACTAGATAACAAGGGTGTGTCGCTAGACGTTACAAACGATGCAAGACAGTGGTTAGCTGAACAAGGTTACGATCGCAACATGGGTGCACGGCCAATGGCGCGTATTATCCAGCAGCATGTTAAGAAAGAGCTAGCCAGTGAATTGTTATTTGGTGAGTTAAGTCAGGGCGGTAGTGTGAAGATTTCGCTGAAAAACCAAAAATTGGTATTTACGTTTAAGGCGTTAAAAGAAGCTAAGTCTGAAGCATAA
- the clpS gene encoding ATP-dependent Clp protease adapter ClpS has translation MSKDNTINIEREKQLDTVKQKLAPPPMYKVLLNNDDYTPMDFVIEVLVRFFNLDSEKAHQIMLTVHYRGRAVCGVYTAEIAETKVMQVTQYAKKHQHPLMCTMEQV, from the coding sequence ATGAGCAAAGATAACACTATTAATATTGAGCGCGAAAAGCAGCTGGATACGGTTAAGCAGAAGTTAGCACCGCCACCCATGTATAAAGTTTTGCTGAATAACGATGATTACACGCCAATGGATTTCGTGATCGAAGTATTGGTTCGGTTTTTCAACTTGGACTCAGAAAAAGCCCATCAAATTATGTTGACTGTGCACTATCGTGGTCGGGCTGTTTGTGGTGTATATACCGCCGAAATAGCTGAGACTAAAGTTATGCAAGTCACCCAGTATGCCAAGAAGCATCAACATCCGTTGATGTGTACTATGGAACAGGTTTAG
- the cspD gene encoding cold shock domain-containing protein CspD — MAVGKVKWFNNAKGFGFIVPEDGGDDIFAHYSTIQMEGYRSLKAGQEVKYDVQQGPKGLHAENIDFNGEPEQ, encoded by the coding sequence ATGGCTGTTGGCAAAGTAAAATGGTTTAACAATGCGAAAGGGTTTGGTTTTATTGTTCCAGAGGACGGTGGTGATGACATTTTTGCGCATTACTCAACCATTCAAATGGAAGGATATCGCTCTTTAAAAGCAGGGCAAGAAGTGAAATATGATGTACAGCAAGGACCGAAAGGTCTGCATGCTGAAAACATCGATTTCAACGGTGAGCCCGAACAGTAA